Proteins from one Mugil cephalus isolate CIBA_MC_2020 chromosome 15, CIBA_Mcephalus_1.1, whole genome shotgun sequence genomic window:
- the LOC125021370 gene encoding ubiquitin carboxyl-terminal hydrolase 2-like isoform X1 has translation MPSLRHSYTLTALEQPAAFPLDQQDLRRKNKSLSRSMLMSSFMGLIINQAKNKSPLGLVGLKNLGNTCFMNSILQCLSNTPELRDYCLRNVHRLDLNNNCRTNAALMEEFAKLTQSLWTSVNNEPISPADFRSQIQRYAPKFVGCNQQDAQEFLRCLLDGLHNDVNRVTVRPKVSIEDFDHLPEEEKGRRMWNMYLEREDSKVVDLFVGQLKSSLTCTVCGFRSTAFDPFWDLSIPIAQKNSGEVTLKDCFRLFTKEDVLDGEERPTCTRCKDRRKCTKRFSIQKFPQILVLHLKRFSDSNIRASKLSTYVNFPLKELDLREFASESSERPVYNLYAVSNHTGNTLGGHYTAYCRNPALGEWYSYNDSRVSPMSSSQVRSSNAYVLFYELATPSHNKYQTCRL, from the exons ATGCCGTCTCTGCGACACTCCTACACATTGACAGCGCTGGAGCAGCCGGCCGCCTTCCCCTTGGACCAGCAGGACCTGCGCCGCAAGAACAAGTCCCTGTCCCGGTCCATGCTGATGTCCTCGTTCATGGGTCTGATCATCAACCAGGCCAAG AACAAGAGTCCTCTGGGCCTAGTGGGTCTGAAGAACCTGGGCAACACT TGTTTCATGAACTCCATCCTGCAATGTCTGAGCAACACTCCAGAGCTGAGAGATTACTGCCTGAGGAACGTCCACCGCTTGGACCTCAACAACAACTGCAGGACTAACGCCGCTCTCATGGAAG AGTTTGCGAAGCTGACCCAGAGTCTGTGGACCTCTGTGAACAACGAGCCCATCAGCCCCGCTGATTTCAGGAGCCAGATCCAGAGATACGCTCCGAAATTCGTCGGGTGCAA TCAGCAGGACGCCCAGGAGTTCCTGCGCTGCCTGTTGGACGGCCTCCACAACGACGTCAACCGGGTTACAGTCCGCCCTAAGGTGTCCATCGAGGACTTTGACCACCTCCC ggaggaggaaaaaggcaGGAGGATGTGGAACATGTACTTGGAGAGAGAAGACAGCAAAGTAGTGG ATCTCTTTGTCGGACAGCTGAAAAGCTCCCTGACCTGCACCGTCTGCGGCTTCCGCTCCACCGCCTTCGATCCGTTTTGGGACCTTTCGATACCCATCGCGCAG AAGAACTCGGGCGAAGTGACACTCAAAGACTGCTTCCGACTCTTCACGAAAGAAGACGTGCTGGATGGAGAAGAGAGACCG ACGTGCACCAGATgcaaagacagaaggaaatgcACCAAAAGGTTCAGCATCCAGAAGTTCCCTCAGATCCTCGTTCTTC ACCTGAAACGCTTCTCAGACTCCAACATCCGAGCCAGCAAGCTGTCCACGTACGTCAACTTCCCTCTCAAAGAGCTGGACCTGCGGGAATTTGCCTCCGAGAGCAGCG AGCGCCCTGTGTATAACCTGTATGCAGTCTCAAACCACACTGGAAACACTTTGGGAGGCCATTACACAGCCTACTGCAGGAACCCAGCGCTGGGAGAGTGGTACAGCTACAATGACTCCAG gGTGAGCCCAATGTCCTCCAGCCAGGTCCGCAGCAGCAACGCCTACGTGCTCTTCTACGAGCTGGCCACCCCCTCACACAACAAGTACCAGACGTGTCGGCTTTAG
- the LOC125021370 gene encoding ubiquitin carboxyl-terminal hydrolase 2-like isoform X2, whose amino-acid sequence MKNLQLYSMDDHENTSNAFLTPDVSQSFHLAPASKGQIHVSATASNKSPLGLVGLKNLGNTCFMNSILQCLSNTPELRDYCLRNVHRLDLNNNCRTNAALMEEFAKLTQSLWTSVNNEPISPADFRSQIQRYAPKFVGCNQQDAQEFLRCLLDGLHNDVNRVTVRPKVSIEDFDHLPEEEKGRRMWNMYLEREDSKVVDLFVGQLKSSLTCTVCGFRSTAFDPFWDLSIPIAQKNSGEVTLKDCFRLFTKEDVLDGEERPTCTRCKDRRKCTKRFSIQKFPQILVLHLKRFSDSNIRASKLSTYVNFPLKELDLREFASESSERPVYNLYAVSNHTGNTLGGHYTAYCRNPALGEWYSYNDSRVSPMSSSQVRSSNAYVLFYELATPSHNKYQTCRL is encoded by the exons ATGAAAAATCTCCAGCTTTACTCTATGGACGACCACGAAAACACGTCAAACGCGTTCCTGACTCCTGATGTTTCTCAAAGTTTCCATCTTGCGCCTGCATCTAAAGGTCAGATTCATGTCTCCGCGACGGCCTCT AACAAGAGTCCTCTGGGCCTAGTGGGTCTGAAGAACCTGGGCAACACT TGTTTCATGAACTCCATCCTGCAATGTCTGAGCAACACTCCAGAGCTGAGAGATTACTGCCTGAGGAACGTCCACCGCTTGGACCTCAACAACAACTGCAGGACTAACGCCGCTCTCATGGAAG AGTTTGCGAAGCTGACCCAGAGTCTGTGGACCTCTGTGAACAACGAGCCCATCAGCCCCGCTGATTTCAGGAGCCAGATCCAGAGATACGCTCCGAAATTCGTCGGGTGCAA TCAGCAGGACGCCCAGGAGTTCCTGCGCTGCCTGTTGGACGGCCTCCACAACGACGTCAACCGGGTTACAGTCCGCCCTAAGGTGTCCATCGAGGACTTTGACCACCTCCC ggaggaggaaaaaggcaGGAGGATGTGGAACATGTACTTGGAGAGAGAAGACAGCAAAGTAGTGG ATCTCTTTGTCGGACAGCTGAAAAGCTCCCTGACCTGCACCGTCTGCGGCTTCCGCTCCACCGCCTTCGATCCGTTTTGGGACCTTTCGATACCCATCGCGCAG AAGAACTCGGGCGAAGTGACACTCAAAGACTGCTTCCGACTCTTCACGAAAGAAGACGTGCTGGATGGAGAAGAGAGACCG ACGTGCACCAGATgcaaagacagaaggaaatgcACCAAAAGGTTCAGCATCCAGAAGTTCCCTCAGATCCTCGTTCTTC ACCTGAAACGCTTCTCAGACTCCAACATCCGAGCCAGCAAGCTGTCCACGTACGTCAACTTCCCTCTCAAAGAGCTGGACCTGCGGGAATTTGCCTCCGAGAGCAGCG AGCGCCCTGTGTATAACCTGTATGCAGTCTCAAACCACACTGGAAACACTTTGGGAGGCCATTACACAGCCTACTGCAGGAACCCAGCGCTGGGAGAGTGGTACAGCTACAATGACTCCAG gGTGAGCCCAATGTCCTCCAGCCAGGTCCGCAGCAGCAACGCCTACGTGCTCTTCTACGAGCTGGCCACCCCCTCACACAACAAGTACCAGACGTGTCGGCTTTAG
- the LOC125021370 gene encoding ubiquitin carboxyl-terminal hydrolase 2-like isoform X3 — protein MFLKVSILRLHLKNKSPLGLVGLKNLGNTCFMNSILQCLSNTPELRDYCLRNVHRLDLNNNCRTNAALMEEFAKLTQSLWTSVNNEPISPADFRSQIQRYAPKFVGCNQQDAQEFLRCLLDGLHNDVNRVTVRPKVSIEDFDHLPEEEKGRRMWNMYLEREDSKVVDLFVGQLKSSLTCTVCGFRSTAFDPFWDLSIPIAQKNSGEVTLKDCFRLFTKEDVLDGEERPTCTRCKDRRKCTKRFSIQKFPQILVLHLKRFSDSNIRASKLSTYVNFPLKELDLREFASESSERPVYNLYAVSNHTGNTLGGHYTAYCRNPALGEWYSYNDSRVSPMSSSQVRSSNAYVLFYELATPSHNKYQTCRL, from the exons ATGTTTCTCAAAGTTTCCATCTTGCGCCTGCATCTAAAG AACAAGAGTCCTCTGGGCCTAGTGGGTCTGAAGAACCTGGGCAACACT TGTTTCATGAACTCCATCCTGCAATGTCTGAGCAACACTCCAGAGCTGAGAGATTACTGCCTGAGGAACGTCCACCGCTTGGACCTCAACAACAACTGCAGGACTAACGCCGCTCTCATGGAAG AGTTTGCGAAGCTGACCCAGAGTCTGTGGACCTCTGTGAACAACGAGCCCATCAGCCCCGCTGATTTCAGGAGCCAGATCCAGAGATACGCTCCGAAATTCGTCGGGTGCAA TCAGCAGGACGCCCAGGAGTTCCTGCGCTGCCTGTTGGACGGCCTCCACAACGACGTCAACCGGGTTACAGTCCGCCCTAAGGTGTCCATCGAGGACTTTGACCACCTCCC ggaggaggaaaaaggcaGGAGGATGTGGAACATGTACTTGGAGAGAGAAGACAGCAAAGTAGTGG ATCTCTTTGTCGGACAGCTGAAAAGCTCCCTGACCTGCACCGTCTGCGGCTTCCGCTCCACCGCCTTCGATCCGTTTTGGGACCTTTCGATACCCATCGCGCAG AAGAACTCGGGCGAAGTGACACTCAAAGACTGCTTCCGACTCTTCACGAAAGAAGACGTGCTGGATGGAGAAGAGAGACCG ACGTGCACCAGATgcaaagacagaaggaaatgcACCAAAAGGTTCAGCATCCAGAAGTTCCCTCAGATCCTCGTTCTTC ACCTGAAACGCTTCTCAGACTCCAACATCCGAGCCAGCAAGCTGTCCACGTACGTCAACTTCCCTCTCAAAGAGCTGGACCTGCGGGAATTTGCCTCCGAGAGCAGCG AGCGCCCTGTGTATAACCTGTATGCAGTCTCAAACCACACTGGAAACACTTTGGGAGGCCATTACACAGCCTACTGCAGGAACCCAGCGCTGGGAGAGTGGTACAGCTACAATGACTCCAG gGTGAGCCCAATGTCCTCCAGCCAGGTCCGCAGCAGCAACGCCTACGTGCTCTTCTACGAGCTGGCCACCCCCTCACACAACAAGTACCAGACGTGTCGGCTTTAG